The DNA segment tgaaaactggacagtctaagcgcgtttttatttaaataaacaagctgtgtgtctcaaacaattaaatgcgagcgcgaagcacgaacttaattcttttttatactgacataataaagaagcattttgacaaattttggcaagaatttccaaacaggataggtatctcacaaatcaaacaatgcgagcgcgcagcgcgagctgaaaattttgatataaaaatttgtgtaaatcaaacaaaataatgaaagcttgatgtgcgagctaaaatattgtgtgcaaattgatttcagaactggatatatgaagtgtcatttaatcctcttgaatgggattcattacacaggcaatgcgagcgcgaagcacgagcgaaaatttttatataaagtctatttttcaatactgtaaatcaaacaaaataatgaaagcttgatgtgcgagctaaaatattgtgtgcaaattgatttcagaactggatatatgaagtgtcatttaatcctcttaaatgggattcattacacaggcaatgctaGCGCGATgcacgagcgaaaatttttatataaagtctatttttcaattttttccttcatctttttcttgtttcctttcggggttggaccggccgttacgaggctgtaaattgcacatcatgggtataatatatacctctttcttactttctgtttttcgtagttacTATTaagataaagagtacacttttttctgcaggttgtcaaaaataggggggccggggccggctcggccccctcctggatccgcgcctgccaAGGTATTACAGGAGTTACCTTATGATGTTTCACGTagtaaaaagagagagaaaaaaagaagaaaaggagaagaaagaaagaatatacGAAGAAAAGCATCTACACAGTGAGTCGGAAAAAAATGTCCCAGTATCAATTATGAACATACATTAAAACTTCTGTGCCGATCGCACAGAAACGTAAGCCTAACAGtaagcccagtcacatctttcggatttttatgtcaaatattcatttcaatgaGTAATAATACATTGTGGTAACATTAGGGACTCTGATAGCCCTAACAACGGTTTTGTGAGGTCAGCACTTGACATTGTCTCGTAATTGATggacatttttttctgactcactctgtaTATACGATTCCAATTGAGGCAAGTTTCTTTCCCGTCTTGCAAGCGGCTATATAGCTCTTCTAAGTTTTCAGGTTTTAAAGAACTATAGCTTTGTTTGGAAAATATGCATGCTCTTTGAATATGTTAGGGAAAAACTGGAAATTGTCTCGTAACCGTTgggacatttttttcttactcACTCTGTATATACGAATCCAATTGTGCAAGTTTCTTTCTTATGAGAACGTAGTGACAAGATATTCCGTCCACCTGTTACAAATGAATTAAACTATACGTGAAAAACTGTTTGCATACAATACTTGTTGCTCTGCAGGCAAGCAACTAGCTATACACAGTTTTCAGGTTGAAAGAAATTTTGCTTTGTTTGGAAATTGCATAATCTTTGAATTAGATAGGGGAAAATAAGTATTAACGTCTGAGAAGTCGAATACACTGAAATACAGTTTGCACACAATTGCTGCTGCTAGGTCTGATCAGCCTCTGGAAAGCCGTTCAGGTAGTAAAGAACTAGCTTTGTTTGTaaaatatgcatacactttgaaTATGTTAGAGAAAAGATATGTGGTAACTTACATCTGGGGAGTCGGATATACTGAAATACAGTTTGCATACAATAGCTATTGCTAGGTCTGATCAGCCTCTGGTAAGCATTCAGGCAGTAAAGAACTATCTTTTTTGGAAAATATGCATACACTTCAAGAAGTAATTGTCTAACATAAACAATAGTAAACCGACCAACACGTCTGGTTACGCAATCACCTGGGCCCCTTGACACAAAGGTTTGTAATCaacatagagatgtatactaattaggcgttattagtaggcctatatatctctatggtaaTCAATCACTAAATACCAATCAATCAAAATTATCGTTGCATACGCACTctgttaaaaataatgaacGGGAACTAATCAAAGCGGTTCTTTCacatttgcaattcatcgcaaacctgtGTATTATGGAGCCCAAATGATAATAGGAAGCTATCGCACTGCAACGTGGACGAATGCAAGAACACAGCAAATGTATCAAAACACCCGTCAAACCACAATGGACAGCTAGGAGGTCGTTGTGAATCCGAACGGGACTTTCTTCCTAAGTTCCGGAGCTGACGAAAAGCTGGAAGTATTTCGTTTGTCCAGACTCCAGGACAACCTGTTGTTTGATTCAACAATatattcgacaaagacctcttggTTGTGCTTTGTCGTGAAGGGTACAATTGGATAACATATTTATTACATTCTTAAATCCGTCATTAGTCGTGGAGGAGAAAATTCCCTATTATTGGACTTCTTGGAGCCTACAGCCATGACCGGCTCTTATGGtgtttgaaacggaaaaggTCTCAAGATGAATGCGAGTCATATGTCTTGCTCTGTGGTGTTCTTTTATAACGCATACAAGTCCCAGTCAGAAGTTATTATAAACGGAACTCAGACCGAATTGGTCTAAGACTATACGCCTCCGTCACTTGAATAAAAACCAATACATCATTAATTACCATGAAGCTGTGGATTAAGCGTCGTCATTTCGTCATAGCGATTCATCTGGTTTCCTGCCTGGTGACATGGCCTTCGGATGCATTACGGCACAAGGTAAGTAGATCATTGATACTTACTTTTGATCCATCTTGAttattccacttgtttttcgAAACCATGCACTTGCAATCTCCAGCCATCTTGTTCGGGTTAATGAATGCAATCACATTTGCTTTCGGCGGccgttttaacaattttttttttgtaccagctacataatagcggtttgaataaaaatgaataaaacggcgcACCGTTGGAGAAATGTGACTGCATGATAGGTCCATGACGTAATGCATACAAAGTCGTAGAAATGATCATTGTAACGAAAAGGAATCGATCACATTCAAGAGCCGAACCAGCCGGATAAGACACAATAGTTTTGAGGGACCGACtgttgttcacaaacaataacAGGTACCTGAAACATGGCTGAATCCGCCAGTGATCGCGTGCAGTCATTGTATGCCTCGTTCAGACGCGTGGaatcctgggggccgtttcataaagctgttcgtaagttaagagcgactttgagaacgactggtgatcctttcttacgcgcttaaccatcgcctaTGAATATAAtgcatcatttaccacaagaaaggatcaccagtcgttcttaaagtcgctcttacgctcttaacttacgaacagctttatgaaacacccccttggTCAGAGTAAAATTCTAATCATGCATGGATTAGAATTCCAAAGATATTTATCTCATCACAACCAGACGTAAGCTGTATTGGTCGGAGGAAAACTCGAAGTAGTACCCGTCTGGACAGAGTTACTTACAGGGGCGGCGGAATGAAAGTGGAGGGGCACCTTTTGTTTGGCAGACAAGATATGCCCCTCCACTTCCTTTGTCCGGCCTGACGTGCCGCCGCCTCTGGTTACTCCGACCTTCCTGCAACCAAAACATTCCTACTAGTGTCCAGGAGTATCTTGTCGGAGACGTAATGGCAGAGAATTTGACCGATGACactttttgtttgcttgtcatattttctgcaaggaaaaaaggaaatcgAACACCCTAAATGAGAACCCTGGATAACcataggcagcggaagcggggggggggggagtcctgctccccctaaatttgaggtcaCGTGGGGGGTCTCCTCCTAAAATTCCTTTTCataaccttttatttttttatgttttttttgcttgtcaattttgtttcctgcgccCCTCCCTAAATTCAGGTGAACCCCTCCACCCTATTTGGGGCTTACGCCGCCAATGTGGATAACCCCATGTTGTATAAGAACCTGAGAAAGTACCCTTTACATGTTGTAGAACAAATAACGGTTCCAAATGACTTGAAAAGGTTACAAATATGGATCAATCAAAGGTTCTAAAAGTGTTAATAGTGTATTCTTGATTTGAAATGCATGATTAAGGTAAATAAAACAATGCTCTGTTATCCATTTATTGTTAGATACACCGTCACATGACCAGAGATGAATTGGTAGATTTCTTTGGAGTAAAGTCGTATAGTAAAGGTATGTAttctaattttcaattttgtttgagaaagaaaattttatttgtttgaaaagACACAGTGATTCAATTTGCTGGGATGGGGTGGGTGTGTACATTGAAAAAGAACGCAAAACTTAGGCCCTACATTGATGTTATACCCATTTCACTGCATGAAGACAGAAAATTATACTGAAATGTCTCCCTTAGTCCATTTAAAAGATCATACTGATGCATAATCATTAACAGAAATTACACTTATTGTCTGATTGTAAAGAAGGTTAAGATTATATGCTGTCTATTCGAAACATAATTCATGTTGAAACAAAAAGcgtgaattttattttattcttgcCTTTAAGGCACAAAGTTAATTTCTAACAAGATATTTTTGTATgtgatttaacatgtttaacgtGATTTTGATATTCCTTGCACCAATACAGTATTGCCTCGTTTGATTTATAGATATTTATGAATGTTTTCATCttggaatggaaataaaataaatgaaagtccATATTCCTCCATTATGCAGTTCCAGAGTACGAGATCATTCAGCCAATCATAATAGAGAATCATAGCGCAAGGGTATCACGTGACCAAACCTTCCACCAATCCCACGACAGTGATGGTGAACGTTCTTATCTTATTTACGCTTTCGGCAAAGAATATGCGCTCGACTTGGAGCCGGGTAAtagtaagtagatttttttttaacttgtgcAATTTTCAcgatcattatcattatgaaaaacatcattgtcatcatcatcatttccatcACCATTATAATTGTTGAATTCATTGTTCTCATTGtcgtcaatattattatcagaAAATGTTATTCATTACGTCACTCgcttattgttatgttatgctAAGAAATAATGATTACACTTGTATACacttttgttattggaatgtggaaacaaatcaaatcaagtcaAATATCGTTACAAATATTTCTCCCTGTACCATATGTACCTTGATCTCTTCCCCCgacccccccttctctctctctctctctctatttctctcttggTATTCCTGTTTACATCAATTCACtggtctttttattttttctatcttCTAGACAATGTCTTTCCTGAACACCTCGTCCTTCATCACTGGCATGGCAACGGCACCAACCACACGTCACTCAGAGCGCAACGTTTACACCGTAACCATGGATACTATGCCGGTCACGTGAGGGGTGAAAAACTTGAATCTATGGTGTCCTTAAGCgaacaaaatggaaaattattGGTAAGTATTTATCTGAATATTCAAAGACAATCAAAGTAGGCCCTATTTGAAAACAAACTGACTCAATGTGTTGATGATATACATGAACATTGATAAATAAAAGTATTGTCTGGTCAAATTATTATCGGATCTTATCCAAATATCGACGCCTCTTATTTTTACTTAACTTATTTTAATCCGATTCTAACTGGTATAGACCTATAATTTGCCTCAATGATTAACCAATGAATATAGCGTACTTCTTTTTATACAGAATGGCTTCGTAGCAAGCAAGGACTTGGCCTTCTTCATGAAGCCTCTTCCTGACAGATTGTATCACCTCGTTGGGGCATTACGCTATGACAAGCAGGAGCAGCAGGGGGCGCCCTCGCCTCCCCATTTTGTATTTAAACGCACAGAAATTAACACATGTGGGAGAGAAATCGATACAGGTACGTAGTCGAATAGGTATTacgcactggcggatccaggtaGTACATCCGGGCCGGCCCGTTGTGAGAGGgacaaaaaacaaatttttaaggGTAATATTCCATGCATTAGCAAGTgacgaccttttttttttgcttgtcattttttttcctggtcattttttttcctggaacTAAAAGACCTCCATTCTGTAGTGAAAAACCTCTTTTTCCTGCTTGTCAAATCTTTCCTGTACGATAGTGCCCCCTCTTTTGGAAAATGCTGGATCCGTTGGCGTTATGTAACGTTGGTAATCTATTTTTTGTTGGTCGTGAAAAACTTCGGGGCTTGCAAGAGCCCCaggcccccatctgtacgctTCTGGTTAAAGGGAATACCCAAAGCATTGTACATACAATAATGTGCATGAAATTTATATAGCTGCGGATGAAAATATGCGTAGTCATCCTCTTGCATTTGTTGATTTAATGTTGGATGTTTTATGTATTTCGGCTAGCTACCTTTTGATTTTCCTTTTACAATTTCCTCTCCTCATGCACCAGCATCAGAAGAAAAAAGGCATTTAAACAAGCGGTCTTTACCAGTGAGTGATAGGAAATACATTGAGATGATGATTGTTAGCGATTCAACAATGTTtgattaccatggcaacgagATGGAGAATTACCTGAAGACTGTCATGTCCATTGTAAgtcttttcatttttagattttcATTGTCTCTGAATCTTGTTCATTTTTCTATCTTCACCTTTGTTCCTtccctcttcttcttatttccccccttttcctccACCTCCTTCCTCTcctccctttcttcttcttcgtttccttcttctcctccataTTATTCTTATTCGTCTTCTTCATtacttcattttcaatatttcattcttcattttccaTCTTATTCTCCTTCATTCCATAAAATCCGAAAAGTTTTAATCAATATTATAGCTCTTTCTCTATATCTCTTTATTactctgtaattttttttttcaatattcttacttttatatatagattttttttgtaggcTACAAAGGTTTACTTTAAAAAACCTTCCAAATCAAACGTGTTTTCACGACTGTTTAAGAAGCGGCttttgaattatcttatttttgAAACCTCATGGGCAATGTGCGCATGCCCACATCATGGACATATAGGagtttacctttcattttttcttattaGAGCTACGCTCCTTTTAGATtctacaattttatttctaCTGCATTTACTAAACcacttgtgatttttttatagtaTGAATAGATATATAAATTTTCTGTTTATCATCAGGCAGCATCAACATTTCGCAGCCcttcaatttcagtgaatattTCTCTGCATGTTGTACGCTGTTTGGTGCTAGAGGCAAAAGAGGTATGCTACTAAATTTCTTCATCTTCACAAGTAGGGCCTACTACATTGGTATACAAGAtagataatttcattttgattcaatttccttctatttattcattcatattaaTTCACTcgtttatcaaattttcatttttatcataattattctttCACTATTTTCATTACTATAGTAATTGCTactatgattattatcattattgttattataattattatca comes from the Lytechinus variegatus isolate NC3 chromosome 9, Lvar_3.0, whole genome shotgun sequence genome and includes:
- the LOC121421881 gene encoding uncharacterized protein LOC121421881, which encodes MKLWIKRRHFVIAIHLVSCLVTWPSDALRHKIHRHMTRDELVDFFGVKSYSKVPEYEIIQPIIIENHSARVSRDQTFHQSHDSDGERSYLIYAFGKEYALDLEPGNNNVFPEHLVLHHWHGNGTNHTSLRAQRLHRNHGYYAGHVRGEKLESMVSLSEQNGKLLNGFVASKDLAFFMKPLPDRLYHLVGALRYDKQEQQGAPSPPHFVFKRTEINTCGREIDTGT